Genomic window (Papaver somniferum cultivar HN1 unplaced genomic scaffold, ASM357369v1 unplaced-scaffold_25, whole genome shotgun sequence):
caattcatgaacattatagccatggtttgcaaagattgcattccttattttataaatgtttaagttcatgaatataaccgattttagaactttaaccttcaagtatgcaaacgggtacgcgtacttgaaATACCCTGACCAAAATTGGGTtttgccagtacgcaaacgggaacgcgaaattccaattccagcagaaatattcggatatgaaccttacgccagtacacgaacgggtacgcatacttaggttcccggatttctcaagccaacaggtatgcacacgggtacgcatactatggttcctggacatggattacatatgtgcaagagtacagaacatgacatatccaataatggttaagtgttctaaactcttatttcaatcattgaaactttcttagaggatgacaatagccattttcacacactattagcatcaaagcaattttcaagatattgaaataatcaaaacgaaacattccaagtttacaccaaatgattgtatcacacaaaccatgtaagatattgttcggcaattttcacatgatcatcttttgacttgcgtcaagaatataagatgaacttggccgaagcgaaagcttgccaacacatattccgagaaatatgtaagcaagttaaactcagctcgaaatctcaaatgtgtataatagaaaactatatcgtaacatgacttatgtctcaatataggatatagagtagcaatagactttccaagtgagatgagtttcagtctccacataccttttgttgatgaagttccacaagctctccttagtagttcttcgtcttcaaatgatgaacgccgtgaagtctaaggctcaactacacaatatatgtcatagtccgagacatctataagtagactagaattcaagacttatagttttgatcactaaaattgacaaacatgcttgagatagcaacgcatgcgatctcgaccgagcagtgctctaacaatgtctggttcgtttctcaactacctctatcttAGACCGAgatttaactaattgtagactagaaatcgagatatagttttgaaaactaaatttgacaacaagcttgttATAGCAACacttgagttcgaccgagcaatgctctaacaaacctcCTTAATCGTAAGTTGAGCTACTATATAATAAAGGAAAGGTTTTTGCATTAGGATGTATCATTACTAACaattattatcattatagaaAGGTGAAGCCAACAGAGAAGAAGGTTCATATCTAGGAAGTGCATGATCAATCTGTTTTAGTATGGGATGGTCCACAAGGATATGACATTACATTTTTGAAGGATTTGCAACTACCTATTTGGATGATCTGGTATGAGGATAGGttgctgttagagcatagctcggttgaactcaccaagcgttggtatgtcaagtttggttgtcatattttagtatcaaaactcatctagaatcGCTTGATTAAATTTTAGAGTCaagttcgtttaggttagactaaaaagtctaggaatgttaagacatacaaatattactccgaagacctgaaaaaTGAGAAAAAGTAACGAACCACAACGACAaaattatccttccacttgaggttagtaatattgacttgaacttgtttcattcctaagtatctttcaagccgtgctacattgaaaacataacacacgaagctgtatatactgcacatattgtatataatactctattgATGAGACATTAACATAATAGTATTGTCATATTATTAAGGttttagactacgaagtataatgcttatcttttgaacttcgtagatattacatcgacataatcttgtatatagttttatgattatacgtatgggttatggtgaagatttcatcctaggaaattatgttttacatttgtttaaaggaagtacattcatgaaattgtttcatgaatcgaaagggaaatcaataggtttattggttcggctattcattgcatattttccgatgaccaatatgtgtgagttggtagaaccgatcttaactcaggttatgtatcttgataTAACCGATCaaaatacctagacttatgatttggtatgaccggtcctggtaattggtgtaaccgatcctaagtaatcaccatgacatGGTATGATCCATCCTTgaaattggtatgaccgattctGGCAATTGGCGTGACCAATCATAAGTGGTTGTGTGACAGATCCGTGTAATtgtgtaaccaatcctagtgaatggtgtgaccgatcacaagtaggtaccatgttTAAGTAGAACTGATCCTAGGGTTATAccaaacccatgtatgtgacttggaagtACCGATCActaactaaccattgtgatttgaTATGACTTATCACATAGTAGTATTGGAATACTGGtataaccaattctaaacttgtttggaagtgtggtagaaccgattccatgAAGCAAATCCATgttaatatgaaataaggatttgcagtggaaagatgtcagcatactttgaacacgagcagtaactattatcatttattgttAAAGATATTCTTTGGCACTCAAAGTGATCTCGtgccaaaataaattaagaatcattTGATTAaggttttggttttatatgctttaattaccagcaattaatgcatagctctagaaaataaaaattagtaacgtgcatttactaattggagatcttctatgagagatttcggaaatattggacaagtatttattggaattaggaaaaccgaatttgggcattcattgcatatcttgagaatattttcggttttggaaattccttggtgtctaaacatccttggtctataaatacctaagtttgcatttctagcaaattatcttaagagccaagcaaacttcatttcttgttgtttccggTGGAACCGTCTATttagagaggaaagtatcctaattaggtgaaatctcttaagaccgctcgtttaaagacttctatgagatcaagaagctctactagtacctttggtgggaaactaaataattatagtgttattagttttcgatttgatttgattgactaaccgttgtttgttgaaactttaattgcacctagtttgtttattcttgagaatcttctcttctggtataaTATTCACTCAGACTAAATTAAAGTATCAACGAGATCTTTAAAACTTTTGTTAGatataaatacatcttgtgaCTATGATACTATTTGAAGATTTGATTTACCCAATCTCAAGAATGATGCAAGGGCATGGGCTATATTTTGAGGTGGCCTTCCAAGACCTGACCAGTGTCTGGACGTTGCTTGCGTGAACACGTCGAAGTCCAATTATGCTAGCGTGGTTATGACATAAGTGTGTAAATGAATTAATATCATTGATCAAGAAAATCTTGATTCTTAGGGGATTGTCAGATAATTTTCTTACAAATTACTCAATGTCTCATTATGGGTTCTGTTGTTGGTTAAACAACTTTGTACATGCACGtattttttttcttggttttgAATATATAATCTTTCATCTTTCCAAAAGAATATTATgctcaaaaataaaaatctttctaaaatatgaataaataaaataaaactaatttaTTACCATCCATTTCCTCAAACGAGTGAACAAAGCAAGCAATGGTCAAGAAGAAAACAACTTATCATATAGTCAGTCACTCAAAATTCTCGTGTACAAAATACAATTACCAATGAGTCTAATATAAGAATTTCTTCTATGAACGATGAAACTGAAGAAATCATTTGAATTCTCCAGTGGCTAGCTTCTAAATCGTTTAATTCTTATGGGACCAATACTGATGATGAAagatcaaataaaagaaaaaggggtgttttagagcattgctatgtcaagtttgtttgtcaaatttagttccaaaactcggagTTTCTTGATTTGGTTACTAGAGTCGCCTTCGTTAGGTTAAACTAGGAAAATAGAAATgataagacttgttcttgttactCACGAAGAATCTAAAGACGTATCGGCAATAATAAAGACATAATCCTTCATTTCCAGGGAACTAATGACAGATTTAACTTGTTccacttttatatttttttctttcaagtcAATATTTATTTGAAAACATACGAAGTAAAGTTTTTTCAATGACAATTTAGTATTAGTGACTTGGTAATTAtgctatgatcaaagtatcaaggaatgatatactagttgtttctacaactctaatcagattttaaaataAACATGTGAGAATTAGTCTTGAagtcacatagaagaatatacacggTGGCCAGGTTACAGAACCGTGTATAGTTGATTTGATAACGAGGTACAACATGGTAGAAGTACCATATTCGTTTTAAATGTATATGTTGTATAATTGTGAAATATCTAGGAAGTGTTGCAACAAGCACCATTGATATTTTTAAAGTCTCAACAGAGTGAGTTTCGGATACTGAAGAGGATACGAAGTCGTAAAGTATAAAtgataaaatatataaaatattgaAATCTCAGTCGTACGAGGCCCTAATATTGACGATATACATCTATGCTTTGAAGAGATTACATGATCGATCATTGTTGTATGTAACAAAGTTTTATTTCAATTCTCTTGTGGAATTTGAAATATGAATTTCTTACGTGTTACGTCAGGTCACGGGCATATAAAATTATGTTTCTAGgcgattttatgattttaacgtTTGTCAAAAAATCCATCATCAACTCAAGGttgcgcaaaaaaaaaaaaaaaaaaagttgagcgTTTGGTAAAATATAAGGCAAAATTAAAGTGGGCATGAAGGAAGAGAGCAATAatcatttttattttggtttacttgCCTTTTTTATCAATCTTTTAAAAAGATAATTACTTTTTATGCACAATTCTTTATTTGTTagagattagtattattatggatctatttttattttatttttctccggATCTAGATTCTGTTCCAGATTAATTTCTTAGGATTCGAGTGTTCCTTTGATCTAGATTCTGGGTGTCATGTTTAAGTCACTTTTCTTTTCGCAAATTGTATGATGGAGATGATATTACATGTATCGGCTTGGATTCTGGTTCATATGTTAATCTCGTCGTTTGTTTCTTTTACATCTTAATCTCGTCGTTTGATTCTGGTTCGTATGTTAATCTCGTGGTTTAGTATTATGAAACACGTATGTTAGTTAGTTCATCTTGAGATATTGTCCTAGTTTGTATGTTTACTTTCATATCCCTTCACTTTACATGTCTTTTCATCTTTCATAATTAATTTTATTGTTCAAGAAACAAGGAAACTGGAAACACATGGTGATTGTCTTATTAATGTCCTGATTATACTGATCTGGTGGTCGAATATACTATCAGTATGTATTATTTTTCAATTTCTGTAATAGGTTTTGTTGATTTTAGAATTCAATTTTCATGAGACTCTGGcttttacctatttcacactttacaTCTAAACTTGTTTTGTATAGCAGTTTAGAAATGATTCACAGGCTAGTGGAGGAAATGCGCTTAAATTCATTTCTTGCAGGGAGCATTGCTTGTTAGAAAAGGTGTTATTAAGAAGAAGAGATGAAAAGTCGACCACAAAGATACTACCCTACCAACTATGACAAGACTACTTTGTGCAAGACCATTGGAAAATCTGTATCAGTTGAAACACGGGATGGTTCATCTATTTTTGGTGGAGATCACTCAGGTCTTCATTATGCTTCTACTAGCAGTGATTCAGATGCTGAAGATAATGGAGGATTACGTTTGAAAGAATCTAAAAGAGAGAGAGCAACCGAACGCACTGCACATTCCTTACAGTCCACAAAGAAAAGCAACGAGAGAAGAACCATGCATCGGCAGCAGGAAAATCACAGGACTCTGAATAAGGAGAACAATGCcatgaagcagcagcagcagaaacggtATTGCGAGAAGGAGAATAAGCGCCCATCAAACCATAATGTCCTAAGTAAGGTGACTAATGTCCTAACTTCTCACATGACTTCAAAAACGAGCAACAAAGAAGGAACCAAGAAGAAGAAGCTGCCCTGTCAGGAGCCTAATCCCGGTACCTTCTTCCAGTCTACTTCAGTAACAAATTGTAGCTCCGATCCAGATGTTGATTCTGAGGATAATAGGGAGTTGTGTTTCCGAGAAAGCAAAAATGAAGAGGTGAAAAAAGGTCCTGCACGTTTTAGCTCCTTAGTTGCCTTACTGCCCACAAGCAAAAGCAAGAACAAAGATATGCAAAAGCAGAGTGCCAATATCAGTTACATCCCCTGTGGCCCCTCGAGCGTTGATGTCTTTCTTTCTTGTATTACTTCAAAGATGAGTATCAAAGAGGAGACTGGGAAGCACCACTGGGAAGCTTCCTGGTATCAAGGAATTGG
Coding sequences:
- the LOC113341186 gene encoding uncharacterized protein LOC113341186, with the translated sequence MKSRPQRYYPTNYDKTTLCKTIGKSVSVETRDGSSIFGGDHSGLHYASTSSDSDAEDNGGLRLKESKRERATERTAHSLQSTKKSNERRTMHRQQENHRTLNKENNAMKQQQQKRYCEKENKRPSNHNVLSKVTNVLTSHMTSKTSNKEGTKKKKLPCQEPNPGTFFQSTSVTNCSSDPDVDSEDNRELCFRESKNEEVKKGPARFSSLVALLPTSKSKNKDMQKQSANISYIPCGPSSVDVFLSCITSKMSIKEETGKHHWEASWYQGIGKPNSMYGPHEMKYWVTVDGYFIKEIIGGYGAIIRDDRGKPIVAFFWDFCSSSFRPSSQVAGCGTRFEARIEV